From the genome of Campylobacter concisus:
AATTTTTTGTTGTAATGTCAAGAGTTACAACAAAAAATTTCAAATTTTTATAAATTTGGGCTAGAATTTGCAAAAAATTCTAGGAGTAAATTTGCAAAATAACGCCTTTAAAACGCTAAAGAGCATAGCGACCGAGCATAACAAAAAGCTCATTTTGACCTTTGCTTTGGTGCTAGCAGAGAACGGACTTTTTCTAGCATACCCGATATTTGCGGGCTTTGCGATAAACGCAATCATGCAAGGAAATACGTTAAATGCTCTCATTTACGCACTTTTTGTGCTCATAGCGTGGCTTGTAGGAGCCATTAGACGCCGCGTGGATACGCAAGTTTTTGCAAATATCTACGCAAAGCTTGCTGTAAATGTCATCATGAATGAAAAACAAAATGCCAAAGACGACTCCGCCATCATCGCCAGAGTAGCGCTCTCGCGAGAGTTTGTAAATTTCTTTGAGACGCATTTTCCTATATTTTTTACATCGGTTATTTCGATCATCGGCTCAGCGTTTATGCTCATTTTTGTTGAGCCAAAGGTCGCTGTGGCGTGCTTTGCCGTAATGATCGCTTTTCTTATATTTTTACCAAGATATATTAAGAAAAATGACGACCTTTATCTTCGCTTAAATGACCGCCTAGAAAAAGAGGCAAAGGTGATAGGTGTTTTTAACAAAAGCACGCTAAATAGGCACTACGATGTCGTTTCTAAATTTCGTATAGCGATCTCAAATAGGGAGGCGATAAGCTATTTTATCATCGGCATTAGCGCTTCACTGCTCTTTTTGGTGGCGATAATAGTGTTAAGCTCGCAGCAGACAAATGCCGGCCACATCTACTCTGTGATGACCTATATATGGAATTTCGTCATCAGTCTTGATGACTCGCCAAAGCTCATAGAGGAATTTTCAAATTTAAAAGATATCGGCAAGAGGATCGACGCCCAAAAGAAGGACAATGATGCACAACAAGAACGTTCTTAGAAATTCATTTTTTCTAATTTTCACGTTTATGATAGTTGAGGCCGTTTTTGGCTTCGTTTCAAACTCGCTTGCGCTTGTTAGCGACGCATTTCACATGCTCTCAGACGCTGCGGCTCTCTTTTTGTCGCTGATTGCTTTTAAGATCGCAGAAAAAAGGGCAAATTTACAAAAGACCTTTGGCTACAAAAGGGTCGAGATCATCGCTGCTTTCATAAATGCCATCGCTCTTATCGCACTTGCAGTCTTTGTCGTAGTCGAAGCTATCATCAGGCTTTTTAACGAGCCAGAGATCAAAGCTGAGACGATGCTTTTTGTTAGCATTTTGGGGCTTGTGGTAAATTTAGTCGTGGCTATTTATATGCATAAAAGTGCTGATACAAAAGAAAATTTAAATATGAAAGGTGCTTATTTGCACGTGCTTGGCGACACGCTTGGCTCGGTTGGTGCCATCGTCGCGGCACTTCTTGTGATGAAATTTAACTTCACGCAGGCCGATAGCATCGCAAGTATCTTTGTCTCGCTACTCATCATAAAAAGTGGCGCTAGCTTGCTAAAAGATAGCTTTAATATCCTGATAGAAGCCGTGCCGCTTAAGCTTGATACGGATGAAATTTTAGGCGTTATAAAGGGCGTAGATGGCGTTAAAATCGTGCATGACCTACATATCTGGGCGATAAATGCTGGCACAAACGCGCTCATAGCCCATGTGGTGGTGGATGATGCGCTAAGCGTGGCTGAAATTTCAAAGATGATAAAGCGCATCGAGCACGAGCTTTCTCACGTTGGCATCGGCCATGTCACGCTTCAGTTTGAGAGCGAGAGCCTTGGGCACAAAGATGATCTCATCTGCGAGCTAAATGATGAAGATGATCACTTTGGGCATCATCACTAAAATTTGAGTGAAATTTGACGCAAAAGGCTTAAATTTAATGTTTCGCATAAAAAATGAATATCCAATGGTCGTGGCTATCGGTTTGCTTGGTATTTTTATGGATATGGTTCCTCTTATCGCAGTAAATTTCGTAGTAGCCTTGATCTGCGCTCTATTTTGTATGAAAAAGGGCTATATATTCATTTTGTTGCTGGCGTTAAATTTTGCTCTGTATTTTAATGCCATAGATGCTCCGTTTAAGCAGCCAGAGCTTTGGACTTATCACGTGCCAGTGCTGGCAACTGCGACATACGGGCTTAGTGCTTTAGTTTATGCTTCAGCTTTTCTCGCTTTTTTACCGCTTTTTGCTTATCTTTATTTTTTATATTCACTTTGCGTTGTGCTCTGCGCTTTGCGTAAAAGTTTAAGAGCTAAATTTGAGCTTTAAATTTAAGCCTTGCTAACCTAGCAAACTCATTTTTACTCAACTTTAACGATTTTTTTTATAAAATCGCCTAAAATTTAACTAGGGATTTCATGAAAAACATTAGAAACTTTAGCATCATAGCTCACATCGACCACGGCAAAAGCACGCTTGCTGATCGCCTCATTCAGGAGTGTGGCGCCGTAAGTGACCGTGAGATGAGCAGCCAGATCATGGATACGATGGATATCGAAAAAGAGCGTGGTATCACGATCAAAGCCCAGTCTGTCCGCCTAAACTACGCAATAAATGGGCAAAATTTTGTTCTAAATTTGATAGACACTCCAGGACACGTCGATTTTAGCTACGAGGTAAGCCGTAGCCTAGCTAGTTGCGAGGGTGCGCTGCTAGTCGTAGACGCTTCTCAGGGCGTAGAGGCGCAGACTATCGCAAACGTCTATATCGCGCTAGAAAACAACCTAGAGATCATCCCAGTCATCAACAAGATCGACCTACCAGCGGCTGACCCTGCTAGGGTAAAAGACGAGATCGAGCACATCATAGGACTTGACTGCTCAGGAGCGATCGAAGTAAGCGCAAAAACAGGCGTTGGCATAAAAGAGCTGCTTGAAGCGATCATCACGAGGATCCCTGCACCAAATGGCGACGTAAGCAAGCCTACAAAGGCGCTAATCTACGATAGTTGGTTTGACAACTACCTTGGCGCGCTTGCTCTTGTGCGTGTTTATGATGGTGAAATTTCAAAAAATGATGAAATTTTGGTCATGGGCACGGGCAAAAAACACATCGTGCTAGACCTCATGTATCCAAACCCTATCGCTCCTATCAAGACAAAAAGCCTTGCAGCTGGCGAGGTTGGCATCGTTGTTTTGGGGCTTAAAAATGTTAGCGACGTGCAAGTTGGAGATACGATAACGCAGTCAAGAAATCCTCTAAAAGAGCCAGTTGGCGGCTTTGAGAGGGCTAAGCCGTTTGTTTTTGCGGGACTTTATCCAATAGAAACTGATAAATTTGAAGATCTGCGTGATGCGCTGGATAAGCTAAAGCTAAATGACAGCTCCATTAGCTACGAGCCAGAGACCTCGGTCGCACTTGGATTTGGCTTTAGGGTTGGCTTTTTAGGTCTTCTTCATATGGAGGTCGTCAAAGAGAGGCTGGAGCGTGAATTTGACCTAGATCTCATCGCCACAGCGCCAACTGTGACTTATGAAGTCATCCAAACTGATGGGCTAAATTTAAAGATCCAAAACCCAAGCCAGCTGCCACCAGTCAATAAAATAGACTCGATCCTTGAGCCATACGTGAAAGCGACTATTATCACTCCAAGCGAGTTTTTGGGCAACATTATCACACTCTTAAACAACCGCCGCGGCATACAAACGAAGATGGACTACATCACGACTGACCGCGTATTGCTCGAGTATGACATACCGATGAACGAGATCGTTATGGACTTTTATGACAAGCTAAAGTCAAGCACCAAAGGCTACGCGAGCTTTGACTACGAGCCTAGCGACTACCGCGTGGGCGATCTAGTAAAGCTTGATGTCAAAGTGGCTGGCGAGACGGTCGATGCGCTCTCTATCATCGTACCTGAGAGCAAGGCGCAGACAAAGGGCAGGGACTTCGTAAAGGCGATGAAAGAGATCGTGCCGCGTCAGCTCTTTGAGGTGGCGATACAAGCTAGCATCGGCAATAAAATAATCGCTCGAGAAACCGTAAAATCAATGGGTAAAAACGTCACAGCCAAGTGCTACGGCGGCGACATCACTCGTAAGAGAAAGTTGCTTGAAAAGCAAAAAGAGGGTAAAAAGCGTATGAAGGCGATAGGAAAGGTGAATTTGCCGCAAGAAGCATTCTTATCCGTCTTAAAAATAGACTAGAGGCGTGCCGTGAGCGCCTTTGAATGAGCTTTAAATTTTCTCTCTTCGATGGACTATTTGTCCTATCTTGATCGAAAATTTATGCGCAACATCCAAAATCATCTCACGACATTATGACTTGTCTTATGCTGTTTTGATAGGTTTAAATACTAAATTTACAAAAAGGAGCACTATGCCATTTGTGAAAATTTGTGTGACAAAAGAGGGTGATAGCCCAAGTGTGGAGCAAAAAGAGAAGATGATAAGCGGAGTTACAAAGCTAATAAGCGAAATTTTAGGTAGAAGCGCTCAAAATACCGTTGTCATTATCGATGAGATCGATACGAATAACTATGGCATCGCAGGCGAGAGTGCGAAAAATCTTCGTAAAAAACAAAACGAGCAAAAGGAAGTAAAATGCTAAGAATGACATTACTGGCAGTTTTTGCAGCTGTCTTTCTAACTGGCTGTGTGGCAAAAGCTAGCCTTTGTCTATCATGTGAAGGAATAGACGGCGTGCAAAGTACGAGCATAAATAGCGAAGATAAGATGTATTTTGAAGAGGTTATGAGGATACCGGCTGACTGCAGCGCTTGTAAAGGCAGGGGCGATGGTCTTTTTATAAATGGTGTTAAATACAAAAGTGATGTAGCAATAAACTGCTGCTTGGAAAAAAACATGATCGATACTAATGTTGGATTAAAAAAGGTTTATTTTCACAGAATCGTTGATGCTAGAAGTAGTGCAAGATCGATATATTACACAGGCGTTGAAGGAAATACTGCAGTTTTTAACTCAAATCCGCGCCTTGAAGTGCTTTTTTACATGTTTTTGCAGCGTGAGTTAAATTCTCGCGGGATCGTTGTTGTCGATACTCAAACATCGCCTTACACATATAGGCTTGATTTTAGATTTGACGAGCTTAGAGGAAACTACTCAGGAAGTTCAGAAATTTTAAATGGACATCTAAATGGGCTTCTTATTCTTTCAAATATAAATTTCAAAAAAACGTTACCTATCTCGACTAGGCACCATGTGGAGAAGCTAGAGGCTTCAGAGTCTGGTCAGTTTGACTTTTTTATCGCACTTTTGGTTAAACAAGCCGCGATAAAAGTAGCCGATGAGATCACTAAACTTTAAAAAGGAAAAACGATGAATAAATTTAAATTTTTAGCTATTTTTGGATTTTTTGTTTTATTTTTAACTGGTTGTGCGCCAAGTCAAAGTGTTGTCGCATTTGATCCATATAAGGCTGCTGCGAGCCAGCAAAATAGCGGCTTTGAGGCCTACATAAGCGCAGTGCATGATAACCGCAAAAATAAAAGTACCATTGCTACGATCACTGATAGCAAAGGTACCGTAAAAGAATATGTCGTGCTTCAAAACGATCTTGCTACTTATTTTATTGATTCGCTCAAAAAAGAGCTTATGGCGCGCGGTGCAAATGTAAATGGCATGGGTGGCGTTGTAGTTGAAATTTTTATCAACGAGTTTGAAGCAAATATGAGCGGATACGGCACTGATAATACAAAAGGTAATATTAAGATTACACTTAAGATCCAAAAAGGCGATCAAAGCATCGTTAAAAACATTTCAAATAATCAAACCAAATTTGAGTTAATTCCCACAGGTGGAGCATTTAAATCATTTTTAACTGAGATCATAAATGATGCCATCAAACGCACAGCAATTGCTATTTTAAATAGCTAATGTTTTGTGCGTTTTGCAAGAGCTTTACGCTAAATACATTTTGTAAAATTTGCTCACAAATTTTAAGCGAGCCAAGCCCGATAGTAAGAGAACTAGAGGGCTTTAAAATTTATAGCTTTTACGGCTACTCTGAAATAAAAGAACTCATCCACTCCAAGCACCAAATGTACGGATATCTTATATATAAAAACTTAGCCAAATTTGCATTTAATAAATTTGCTAAAAGCTTTAGCTTTCCGGAGAAAGTCTATGCTCTGCCTATAGATGATAGAGTTCATTTTGGCTACTCACACACGGCTATTTTGGCAAATGCACTAAGGGCTAAAAATCTAAAGCCCATATTTCATGCACTGCATGCAACCAGTAAGATCAGCTATAGTGGTAAGGATTTACAATTTAGACAAAATAACCCAAGAAATTTTAAAATCCTAAAAAAGATCACTGCGCCAGTTATTTTGGTAGATGACATCGTAACCACTGGCACTACGATACTTGAGGCTAAAAACACTCTAGAAAAAGCTGGCGTAAAAGTACTTTTTGCTCTAGTTTTAGCTGACGCTAAATATTAAATTTTAATTTTTTTCAAGTCTTTTTAGTAAAAATTTATCAAGCTCCAGCAGCAGAGGCAAATCAGACAAAAGCGATAAAATTACAGATAAAGCATAGTGCCAAGGCGGATCATATTTGAGCCACATTTTATCGCTAGCTCGAAGTCACTACTCATGCCCATTGAGCAGATAGTTGCACCTTTTGGCTTTAGGCTATCAAAAATTTTATAAGTTAGTTTAAAGCTCTTTTGAATCTCTTTTGGCTCATCCACATGCGCTCCGATACTCATCACACCTTTTAGATTGATATTTTTGCACTCGCTTTGGATACGCTCATAAATTTCTGCCGCATTTGCTACGCTTACGCCTTGCTTTGTATCTTCATCAGCCGAGTTTATTTGAAGCAAAGTATCTAGCTTGTAGCTAAGCCTTTTATCGACCTCTACAGCTCTTTCAAAGCTATCGCAGCTTTGCCAAAGTGTGGGCTTTAGGCTTACCATTTGATTTATTTTGTTATTTTGCAAGCGGCCGATCATATGCCATTTTATATCAGTAAAATTTTGTAGTTCTAGCTCTTTTTTGGCTAGCTCTTGGACTCTATTTTCGCCAAAATTTCTTTGCCCCTGTGCGTAAAGCTCTCTTACTTCAGCACTTGTGACGTTTTTGCTAACGGCGATGAGCGTCACATCTTTGCTTAAATTTTCGATTTTTTCTAGCAGCTCTTTTAAAACTATCATCATAAACCTCCGCTTAATCTCATAATGTCATTAAAAGTCGCAAGTACCATTATGCCAAGCAGTAGT
Proteins encoded in this window:
- a CDS encoding ABC transporter six-transmembrane domain-containing protein, giving the protein MQKILGVNLQNNAFKTLKSIATEHNKKLILTFALVLAENGLFLAYPIFAGFAINAIMQGNTLNALIYALFVLIAWLVGAIRRRVDTQVFANIYAKLAVNVIMNEKQNAKDDSAIIARVALSREFVNFFETHFPIFFTSVISIIGSAFMLIFVEPKVAVACFAVMIAFLIFLPRYIKKNDDLYLRLNDRLEKEAKVIGVFNKSTLNRHYDVVSKFRIAISNREAISYFIIGISASLLFLVAIIVLSSQQTNAGHIYSVMTYIWNFVISLDDSPKLIEEFSNLKDIGKRIDAQKKDNDAQQERS
- a CDS encoding cation diffusion facilitator family transporter produces the protein MHNKNVLRNSFFLIFTFMIVEAVFGFVSNSLALVSDAFHMLSDAAALFLSLIAFKIAEKRANLQKTFGYKRVEIIAAFINAIALIALAVFVVVEAIIRLFNEPEIKAETMLFVSILGLVVNLVVAIYMHKSADTKENLNMKGAYLHVLGDTLGSVGAIVAALLVMKFNFTQADSIASIFVSLLIIKSGASLLKDSFNILIEAVPLKLDTDEILGVIKGVDGVKIVHDLHIWAINAGTNALIAHVVVDDALSVAEISKMIKRIEHELSHVGIGHVTLQFESESLGHKDDLICELNDEDDHFGHHH
- a CDS encoding transporter, with amino-acid sequence MFRIKNEYPMVVAIGLLGIFMDMVPLIAVNFVVALICALFCMKKGYIFILLLALNFALYFNAIDAPFKQPELWTYHVPVLATATYGLSALVYASAFLAFLPLFAYLYFLYSLCVVLCALRKSLRAKFEL
- the lepA gene encoding translation elongation factor 4; amino-acid sequence: MKNIRNFSIIAHIDHGKSTLADRLIQECGAVSDREMSSQIMDTMDIEKERGITIKAQSVRLNYAINGQNFVLNLIDTPGHVDFSYEVSRSLASCEGALLVVDASQGVEAQTIANVYIALENNLEIIPVINKIDLPAADPARVKDEIEHIIGLDCSGAIEVSAKTGVGIKELLEAIITRIPAPNGDVSKPTKALIYDSWFDNYLGALALVRVYDGEISKNDEILVMGTGKKHIVLDLMYPNPIAPIKTKSLAAGEVGIVVLGLKNVSDVQVGDTITQSRNPLKEPVGGFERAKPFVFAGLYPIETDKFEDLRDALDKLKLNDSSISYEPETSVALGFGFRVGFLGLLHMEVVKERLEREFDLDLIATAPTVTYEVIQTDGLNLKIQNPSQLPPVNKIDSILEPYVKATIITPSEFLGNIITLLNNRRGIQTKMDYITTDRVLLEYDIPMNEIVMDFYDKLKSSTKGYASFDYEPSDYRVGDLVKLDVKVAGETVDALSIIVPESKAQTKGRDFVKAMKEIVPRQLFEVAIQASIGNKIIARETVKSMGKNVTAKCYGGDITRKRKLLEKQKEGKKRMKAIGKVNLPQEAFLSVLKID
- a CDS encoding 2-hydroxymuconate tautomerase family protein, producing the protein MPFVKICVTKEGDSPSVEQKEKMISGVTKLISEILGRSAQNTVVIIDEIDTNNYGIAGESAKNLRKKQNEQKEVKC
- a CDS encoding YajG family lipoprotein, with protein sequence MNKFKFLAIFGFFVLFLTGCAPSQSVVAFDPYKAAASQQNSGFEAYISAVHDNRKNKSTIATITDSKGTVKEYVVLQNDLATYFIDSLKKELMARGANVNGMGGVVVEIFINEFEANMSGYGTDNTKGNIKITLKIQKGDQSIVKNISNNQTKFELIPTGGAFKSFLTEIINDAIKRTAIAILNS
- a CDS encoding phosphoribosyltransferase family protein, whose protein sequence is MFCAFCKSFTLNTFCKICSQILSEPSPIVRELEGFKIYSFYGYSEIKELIHSKHQMYGYLIYKNLAKFAFNKFAKSFSFPEKVYALPIDDRVHFGYSHTAILANALRAKNLKPIFHALHATSKISYSGKDLQFRQNNPRNFKILKKITAPVILVDDIVTTGTTILEAKNTLEKAGVKVLFALVLADAKY
- a CDS encoding YggS family pyridoxal phosphate-dependent enzyme, which encodes MMIVLKELLEKIENLSKDVTLIAVSKNVTSAEVRELYAQGQRNFGENRVQELAKKELELQNFTDIKWHMIGRLQNNKINQMVSLKPTLWQSCDSFERAVEVDKRLSYKLDTLLQINSADEDTKQGVSVANAAEIYERIQSECKNINLKGVMSIGAHVDEPKEIQKSFKLTYKIFDSLKPKGATICSMGMSSDFELAIKCGSNMIRLGTMLYL